Proteins from a single region of Eremothecium gossypii ATCC 10895 chromosome VI, complete sequence:
- the RTG2 gene encoding Rtg2p (Syntenic homolog of Saccharomyces cerevisiae YGL252C (RTG2)), whose amino-acid sequence MSAISDSDTEADVVSRNLCGVVDIGSNGIRFSISSKASHHARIMPCVFKDRVGISLFEVQHCKNSLEKIPIPVDTIKEVCAAMKRFKLICDDFGVPETAVRVVATEATREALNAQEFVDAIRESTGWLAKMLTREEEGRIGSYGVISSFNAVSGLYMDLGGGSVQLSWVSCQNGEIKHSSTPVSLPYGAGALSRRMHTENKRDLFMEIKCALQDALPKIGIPHAMIAAAKSSGGFELFTCGGGLRAMGYLLLSQIKEYPIKTVINGFSCSSEEFLTMSDLLFLKGKVPGHKKDSKIFKVSQRRAQQLPAVGLLMSAALESLPKINIVHFSEGGVREGTLYSILPREIRAQDPLIIATRPYAPLLASKYLELLKAALPESDVPALVIDRIAPALCNLAFVHASYAKELQPTAALHVATTGIIAGCHGLSHRIRALIGIALCNRWGADIPKPEEAHKKALEEAVLRDSGKPDCHRTLFWTKYVGFIMFLICGVHPGGNIRDGVFTFDVHRKDDVEADLQDLALGDSRYTKSQTSSRKPVFEVVVKISRDDLKTSASVRQRIITLQKRIRRLSRGSTEKVKVGVQFSEAC is encoded by the coding sequence GATTCAGCATCTCTTCCAAAGCATCGCACCATGCGCGGATCATGCCGTGTGTGTTCAAAGACAGAGTAGGAATATCGCTTTTTGAAGTGCAACACTGCAAGAACTCGCTGGAGAAGATTCCGATCCCAGTAGACACGATTAAGGAAGTGTGCGCGGCGATGAAAAGGTTCAAGCTGATCTGCGATGACTTCGGGGTGCCGGAGACGGCGGTGCGGGTGGTGGCGACCGAGGCAACGCGGGAGGCGCTGAACGCGCAGGAATTTGTGGACGCTATCCGTGAGTCGACCGGGTGGCTGGCGAAGATGCTGACGCGGGAAGAAGAGGGCCGGATCGGATCCTACGGGGTGATCTCGTCGTTCAACGCGGTGTCTGGCCTTTATATGGACTTGGGCGGGGGTAGCGTGCAGCTGTCGTGGGTGAGCTGCCAGAACGGTGAAATCAAGCACTCTTCGACACCGGTATCCCTGCCCTACGGTGCGGGCGCACTCAGCAGACGGATGCACACGGAGAACAAGCGGGACCTGTTTATGGAAATAAAATGCGCGCTGCAGGACGCTCTTCCGAAAATCGGCATTCCGCATGCGATGATCGCCGCGGCCAAGAGCAGCGGCGGCTTCGAGCTGTTtacgtgcggcggcgggctgcGTGCGATGGGCTACCTGCTTCTGTCGCAGATCAAAGAATATCCCATCAAGACCGTTATCAATGGCTTTTCGTGCAGCTCGGAAGAGTTCCTGACGATGTCCGACCTGCTCTTCCTGAAGGGCAAGGTGCCCGGTCACAAGAAGGACAGCAAGATATTCAAGGTCTCGCAGCGGCGGGCACAGCAACTGCCTGCGGTCGGGCTGCTCATGTCGGCCGCGCTGGAGTCCCTCCCGAAGATTAACATCGTGCACTTCAGCGAAGGCGGCGTAAGGGAGGGAACTCTGTATTCCATCCTTCCCCGTGAGATCAGAGCGCAGGACCCTCTAATAATCGCAACAAGACCTTATGCCCCGCTCCTTGCCTCTAAGTACCTGGAGCTGCTAAAGGCCGCCCTTCCCGAGAGCGATGTCCCCGCGCTTGTCATTGACCGCATTGCGCCGGCGCTATGTAACCTGGCGTTCGTGCACGCATCTTACGCAAAGGAGCTGCAGCCCACCGCCGCCCTGCACGTGGCGACTACCGGGATTATCGCCGGCTGTCACGGCCTCTCGCATCGCATCCGTGCCCTGATCGGTATCGCTCTGTGCAACAGGTGGGGTGCCGACATCCCGAAGCCGGAAGAGGCACACAAGAAGGCCCTGGAAGAAGCCGTCCTCAGAGACAGCGGCAAGCCGGACTGCCATCGTACCCTTTTCTGGACCAAGTACGTGGGCTTCATCATGTTCCTGATATGTGGCGTCCATCCTGGCGGCAACATAAGGGACGGCGTGTTTACCTTTGACGTGCACCGCAAGGACGACGTGGAAGCTGATCTCCAGGACTTGGCACTGGGCGACAGTCGCTACACCAAGAGCCAAACTTCCTCCAGAAAGCCTGTCTTCGAGGTGGTTGTGAAGATCAGTAGAGATGACCTGAAGACGAGCGCGTCGGTCCGCCAGAGAATTATAACCCTACAGAAAAGAATCAGAAGACTCTCCAGAGGTAGTACCGAGAAGGTCAAGGTAGGGGTACAGTTTTCAGAGGCGTGCTAG
- the RPN12 gene encoding proteasome regulatory particle lid subunit RPN12 (Syntenic homolog of Saccharomyces cerevisiae YFR052W (RPN12)), translating into MEICHHKGLLILFSRTELSESRSTGHIEVVMVSLHELVKGLKAAFQIRDYRTCVDLLGPIKIELIKTRLLVPDLLAASEGNATYLEDLEVAKKILEIGALSSINLLDFAGFENYYAQLRAFYFGLPENHTLADSENKKKLISLYLLILLSQGDVTKFHSELEFLSKRDLGNIEENKYLSYPVRLEKLLMEGSYQKAWDMLQNGREDDKIEEFNIFDETLMNAIRDSIARNTEVAYARLPLSNVKALLFFKSEKDTEAFAKARGWNIVNGCVLFDEDDVSEKKEQTSIVSKALSYATNLESIV; encoded by the coding sequence ATGGAAATTTGCCACCATAAAGGGCTGTTGATACTCTTTAGTAGGACCGAGCTAAGTGAGTCGAGGAGTACGGGACATATTGAGGTGGTGATGGTAAGCTTACATGAATTAGTCAAGGGGTTGAAAGCTGCTTTCCAAATAAGAGACTATCGTACATGTGTAGATCTGCTAGGTCCGATCAAGATCGAGCTGATCAAGACAAGACTACTGGTGCCTGATCTGTTAGCTGCGTCTGAGGGAAACGCGACTTATCTGGAAGATCTAGAAGTGGCCAAGAAGATCCTAGAGATTGGGGCACTGAGCTCGATAAATCTGCTTGACTTTGCTGGGTTCGAGAATTACTatgcgcagctgcgcgcaTTCTACTTTGGCCTCCCTGAGAACCACACGCTGGCGGACTCGGAGAACAAGAAGAAACTGATTAGCCTCTACCTATTGATCCTGCTTTCGCAGGGCGACGTTACGAAATTCCACAGCGAGCTTGAATTTCTAAGCAAGCGGGACCTGGGCAACATCGAGGAAAACAAGTATCTGTCATACCCGGTCAGGCTAGAGAAACTCCTAATGGAGGGCTCGTACCAGAAAGCTTGGGACATGCTGCAGAACGGGAGGGAAGATGATAAAATTGAGGAATTCAATATCTTTGACGAAACGCTGATGAATGCAATTCGTGATTCGATCGCACGCAACACGGAGGTCGCCTATGCAAGACTTCCTCTATCTAACGTGAAGGCCCTATTGTTCTTCAAAAGCGAGAAGGACACAGAAGCTTTCGCGAAGGCCAGGGGGTGGAATATAGTGAACGGCTGCGTTTTATTCGATGAAGACGACGTATCTgagaagaaggagcagACGAGCATCGTCTCCAAGGCACTAAGCTATGCTACAAACCTAGAGAGTATTGTATAG